A single Prevotella sp. E15-22 DNA region contains:
- a CDS encoding endo-1,4-beta-xylanase, with product MLKHYSFAGLLMLTALFMPQRANAQISENPYKFLGNITTSYQMDAGGGVPKFYQLWNQVTCENESKWASVEGSRGNFNWGGADNAFNYAKNHNFTYKFHALVWGAQYPSWLEKLSAKERFSALTNWFDKAKAKYKTLPMIDVVNEAVGMHQQGNPMIKETLGGGGKTGYDWLIKAFEMAYERWPDAILIYNDYNSIRWDLDNYIDLVRALRDAGAPIDAYGNQAHELKGISKSELSNNLKKQQDNLKMPMFITEYDISSTDDADQKKYYQEQIPIMWEAPYCAGVTLWGYIYGKTWTDDGKGYSGIYKNGVERPAMTWLKEYMQTDAAKNAVGPFPGTKKEASVYIRPAAQKVAKGDVLPIKVRARMATKTIEKIELYFGNDLIATMTEAPYITEYQVPSTTAAGWKTLKAVVTTTDSETYERLSRVNVLSSTTKREPYNEIIPQLPGTINVTEYDKGASGVSYNSASRSNVATKNGQWMEYTVEVADSGLYTIDAEVASSKAGGLFHIAEYTLDNINYLTEYIEVPKTGGISVYKPLHTNMVMPLDKGRHVLTLMINTGGFYIKNLTFKLLNEDKTNIAVGTPTLKPATIFAGDSTTVAVTATSKNSATIEKIDFYSNDLLIGTVTEAPYSITYSPADKGSYTITAIVTNSEGKTKTSAKKTLKVNGKRLPYKSTITIPGTIEAENFDKGGEGFTFHDKDANDEGNANYRNDNEGLDLVKGNNGTAIGYTSKDEWTEYSVNVTEPGEYSFEATCSNGSSSNGGFKISLVKGSTVTQIGTVKVTSTGGWDTYKVMKGTLTKNLAEGQQILRFTITDGNCNIDKVKFICTLNTGIESIITPEPKRVVTYNLKGQKVDDNYKGIVIINGKKVMRR from the coding sequence ATGCTTAAACATTACTCTTTTGCAGGATTACTGATGCTGACAGCATTATTTATGCCTCAGCGTGCCAATGCGCAGATATCAGAGAATCCTTACAAGTTTCTAGGTAACATTACAACCAGCTATCAGATGGATGCAGGTGGCGGCGTGCCAAAGTTCTATCAACTTTGGAATCAGGTGACTTGTGAAAACGAGTCAAAGTGGGCATCAGTAGAAGGTAGCCGTGGCAATTTCAACTGGGGTGGAGCCGACAACGCCTTCAACTATGCCAAAAACCACAACTTCACTTACAAATTCCATGCTCTGGTATGGGGTGCCCAGTATCCCAGCTGGCTGGAAAAACTTTCGGCCAAGGAGCGTTTCTCGGCACTCACCAATTGGTTTGACAAAGCAAAAGCCAAGTATAAGACCCTACCCATGATTGACGTGGTAAACGAAGCTGTTGGTATGCATCAGCAGGGCAACCCCATGATAAAAGAGACCCTTGGCGGTGGCGGTAAGACGGGTTACGACTGGCTGATTAAAGCTTTCGAAATGGCCTACGAGCGCTGGCCTGACGCCATCCTGATTTACAACGACTATAACTCCATTCGTTGGGATCTTGACAATTATATCGACCTAGTTCGTGCTCTACGAGATGCTGGAGCTCCTATCGACGCCTATGGAAACCAAGCACATGAATTGAAAGGCATCAGCAAAAGTGAGCTAAGTAACAATCTAAAAAAACAGCAGGACAATTTAAAAATGCCGATGTTTATTACAGAGTATGACATTTCGTCTACTGACGATGCTGACCAAAAGAAATACTACCAAGAACAGATTCCCATCATGTGGGAGGCCCCATATTGTGCCGGTGTTACCCTTTGGGGCTATATCTATGGCAAGACATGGACTGATGATGGAAAAGGCTACTCCGGAATCTATAAAAATGGCGTCGAACGCCCTGCCATGACGTGGTTGAAAGAATACATGCAGACCGATGCTGCAAAGAATGCCGTAGGTCCGTTCCCTGGTACAAAGAAAGAGGCCTCCGTGTATATCCGTCCTGCCGCACAAAAGGTGGCTAAGGGCGATGTACTGCCCATCAAGGTGCGCGCCAGAATGGCTACCAAGACCATCGAGAAGATTGAACTGTATTTTGGCAACGACCTGATTGCCACAATGACCGAGGCTCCCTATATCACAGAGTATCAGGTGCCAAGCACGACAGCAGCTGGCTGGAAGACCCTCAAGGCCGTGGTTACTACCACCGACAGCGAGACCTACGAACGTCTGTCGCGTGTCAATGTGCTCAGCTCAACCACCAAGCGCGAGCCTTACAACGAGATTATACCTCAGCTGCCTGGCACCATCAACGTGACTGAATATGACAAGGGTGCCTCTGGCGTGTCATATAACAGTGCCTCACGCAGCAACGTGGCTACCAAGAACGGCCAGTGGATGGAGTACACCGTAGAGGTGGCCGACTCAGGCTTGTATACCATCGACGCCGAGGTGGCTTCATCGAAGGCTGGTGGTCTCTTCCACATCGCAGAATACACCCTCGACAACATCAATTATCTGACTGAGTACATTGAGGTGCCCAAGACAGGTGGCATCAGCGTTTACAAGCCCCTACACACCAACATGGTGATGCCTTTGGACAAAGGCCGTCACGTGCTGACACTGATGATTAATACGGGTGGCTTCTATATCAAGAACCTCACCTTTAAGCTTCTGAACGAGGATAAGACCAACATCGCTGTGGGCACACCTACCTTGAAGCCTGCAACCATCTTTGCCGGCGATTCGACAACTGTTGCTGTCACAGCCACATCAAAGAATTCTGCCACCATCGAGAAGATTGACTTCTACTCGAACGATCTGCTGATTGGCACTGTGACAGAGGCTCCCTATAGCATAACCTACAGTCCCGCCGACAAGGGTTCTTACACCATTACGGCCATCGTTACCAACTCGGAGGGCAAGACCAAGACATCGGCCAAGAAGACCCTGAAGGTCAACGGCAAGCGCCTGCCTTATAAGAGCACCATCACCATTCCTGGCACGATAGAGGCTGAGAACTTCGACAAGGGTGGCGAGGGCTTTACCTTCCACGACAAGGATGCCAACGACGAGGGCAATGCCAACTACCGCAACGACAACGAGGGTCTGGACCTTGTGAAGGGCAACAACGGCACGGCTATCGGCTACACCTCTAAGGACGAATGGACAGAATACTCTGTCAACGTGACCGAACCTGGCGAATACTCGTTCGAGGCTACCTGCTCTAATGGCTCAAGCTCTAACGGTGGCTTTAAGATTAGTCTGGTAAAGGGCAGCACCGTGACCCAGATTGGCACCGTCAAAGTGACGTCTACTGGCGGATGGGACACCTACAAGGTTATGAAAGGCACATTGACCAAGAACCTGGCTGAGGGTCAACAGATCCTGCGCTTCACCATCACCGACGGCAACTGTAACATTGACAAGGTGAAGTTCATCTGCACACTGAACACTGGCATCGAAAGCATCATTACGCCAGAACCCAAGCGTGTTGTCACCTACAACCTGAAGGGACAGAAGGTGGACGACAACTATAAGGGTATCGTGATCATCAACGGTAAGAAAGTGATGAGACGATAA
- a CDS encoding SAM-dependent methyltransferase: MNDKTRKFIEQNLHADIRQLALQGCRDKEVDMPLALSQIAGRQTARRKLLSWAALDGLLYPPHLNMEQCSSEQTARYKATIAKRLLSSYATPTSLVDLTGGFGVDFAFMREAFDEATYVERDAQLFAISSENFKILVKNVKTVNGDGIDFLHALSHATMIFMDPARRDNHGGRTYGIGDCTPNVLEIKDELLQKADVVMLKLSPMLDWRKAVSDLGEQYVSEVHIVSVQNECKELLIVMQQQPAEPFPVYCVNDDAVFIYHPSSASSNDIAHLSSFTFLYEPHASIMKAGCFDAVCSAFSLRQLAHNSHLFVSDQFVADFPGRSFHVLSISSMNKQELKKLSQTVSQANITVRNFPMTVAELRKKLKMGDGGETYIFATTLADGQRVLVVCEKAR, translated from the coding sequence ATGAACGATAAGACCCGCAAATTCATTGAGCAGAATCTCCATGCCGACATCCGCCAGTTAGCCTTACAGGGATGTCGCGACAAGGAGGTAGACATGCCTCTGGCCTTGAGTCAGATTGCGGGCAGACAGACAGCCCGTCGAAAACTGCTCTCATGGGCGGCTCTCGACGGGCTTCTTTATCCTCCCCACCTGAATATGGAGCAGTGCAGTAGCGAACAGACGGCGCGCTATAAGGCCACTATTGCCAAGCGACTGCTTTCTTCTTATGCTACTCCCACGTCGTTGGTCGACCTGACGGGTGGTTTTGGCGTTGATTTTGCCTTTATGAGAGAGGCTTTTGATGAGGCTACATATGTGGAACGTGATGCACAATTATTTGCCATTTCATCGGAGAATTTCAAGATTCTTGTGAAAAATGTGAAAACTGTGAACGGCGATGGAATCGACTTCTTGCATGCTCTCTCTCATGCTACGATGATCTTTATGGATCCAGCTCGTCGCGATAACCATGGCGGACGTACCTATGGGATAGGCGATTGCACCCCAAATGTGCTCGAGATAAAGGATGAACTGCTCCAGAAAGCGGATGTGGTGATGCTGAAACTCTCGCCCATGCTCGATTGGCGTAAGGCTGTGAGCGACCTGGGTGAACAGTATGTCAGCGAGGTGCATATTGTCTCTGTACAGAACGAGTGCAAGGAACTGCTTATCGTGATGCAACAACAGCCAGCAGAACCTTTCCCTGTTTATTGTGTCAACGACGATGCCGTATTTATATACCATCCGTCGTCCGCCAGTTCTAACGATATTGCTCATCTCTCGTCTTTCACTTTCCTCTACGAACCTCATGCTTCCATCATGAAAGCAGGCTGTTTCGATGCCGTATGCAGCGCGTTCTCATTACGTCAGCTGGCGCATAACAGTCATCTGTTCGTATCAGACCAGTTCGTGGCCGACTTCCCTGGTCGCAGCTTCCATGTTCTGTCCATTTCATCGATGAACAAACAGGAACTGAAGAAACTCTCCCAGACCGTGAGTCAGGCAAACATTACTGTGCGCAATTTCCCAATGACGGTGGCCGAACTGCGCAAGAAACTGAAGATGGGCGACGGAGGAGAAACCTATATTTTTGCCACGACCCTTGCCGATGGACAGCGTGTGCTTGTTGTTTGTGAAAAGGCGCGTTAG
- the pyk gene encoding pyruvate kinase, translated as MKQTKIVASISDRRCDTEFIRALFNAGMNVVRMNTAHAPEEGIRQIVKNVREVSHHIGILIDTKGPEVRTTACAEPIQYKTGDVVKIFGRPEVETTHDIVNVTYKNFAADLHEGCHILFDDGALDMQVIGINGPQITAQVKNDGVLGSRKSVNVPGIHIDLPALTEKDRKNIMLAIELDIDFIAHSFVRSAADVRAVQAILDAYNSDIKIISKIENQEGVDNIDEIIEASYGIMIARGDLGIEVPIERIPGIQRRIIRKCVQAKKPVIVATQMLHSMIQNPRPTRAEVTDIANAIYYRTDALMLSGETASGKYPVEAVTTMAQIAEQAERDKLRENDIEIPMSPNCDIREFMSHSAIEATEKLGVKGIITDSTTGYTARSLAAFRGPNPVLAICYIEKVQRLLALSYGVIPVYQKEHIDCEELFTAAVRMLRQKGYLEEDDKIAYLSGNVGEGGGPKFLEINTVKELFSNKYRFHLPKA; from the coding sequence ATGAAGCAGACGAAAATCGTTGCATCGATTAGCGACAGACGATGTGACACCGAGTTCATACGCGCTCTTTTCAACGCAGGTATGAACGTGGTGCGTATGAACACAGCCCATGCCCCCGAGGAAGGTATCCGACAGATAGTAAAGAATGTGCGAGAGGTGAGTCATCACATAGGCATCCTCATCGACACAAAAGGCCCAGAGGTGCGTACCACCGCTTGCGCAGAGCCCATCCAGTATAAGACGGGCGATGTGGTGAAGATCTTCGGCCGTCCTGAGGTGGAGACCACCCACGACATTGTGAACGTGACATACAAGAACTTCGCTGCCGACCTGCACGAAGGTTGCCATATCCTGTTTGACGACGGTGCTCTTGACATGCAGGTCATCGGCATCAACGGTCCACAGATTACCGCTCAGGTGAAGAATGACGGCGTACTGGGCTCTCGTAAGAGTGTTAACGTGCCTGGCATCCACATTGACCTGCCTGCCCTCACCGAGAAAGACCGCAAGAACATCATGCTGGCCATTGAACTCGATATCGACTTCATTGCCCACTCGTTTGTGCGTTCGGCTGCCGACGTGAGAGCCGTACAGGCCATCCTCGACGCCTATAACTCAGATATTAAGATTATCTCGAAGATTGAGAATCAGGAGGGTGTGGACAACATTGATGAGATTATCGAAGCTTCATATGGTATTATGATTGCCCGTGGTGACCTGGGTATTGAGGTGCCCATCGAGCGTATTCCTGGCATCCAGCGCCGCATCATCCGTAAGTGTGTTCAGGCAAAAAAGCCCGTTATCGTGGCCACACAGATGCTACACTCCATGATTCAGAACCCCCGCCCCACCCGTGCCGAGGTTACCGATATTGCCAACGCCATCTACTATCGCACAGATGCCCTGATGCTCTCGGGCGAGACCGCCAGCGGTAAGTATCCTGTAGAGGCCGTTACCACAATGGCACAGATTGCCGAGCAGGCCGAACGCGATAAGTTGCGCGAGAACGACATCGAGATTCCCATGTCGCCCAACTGCGATATTCGTGAGTTTATGTCGCATAGCGCCATCGAGGCAACAGAGAAGTTGGGCGTGAAAGGTATTATCACCGACTCAACCACTGGTTACACGGCCCGTTCTCTGGCAGCTTTCCGTGGTCCCAACCCCGTGCTAGCCATCTGCTATATCGAGAAGGTGCAGCGACTGCTGGCTTTGAGCTACGGCGTTATTCCTGTATATCAGAAAGAGCACATTGACTGCGAGGAGCTCTTTACGGCTGCCGTACGCATGTTGCGACAAAAGGGCTATTTAGAGGAAGACGACAAGATTGCCTATCTGAGTGGCAACGTGGGCGAAGGCGGCGGTCCGAAGTTCCTTGAGATAAACACCGTGAAGGAGCTCTTTAGCAACAAATACCGCTTCCACCTGCCCAAAGCATGA
- a CDS encoding DUF3237 domain-containing protein, translating to MKAMKLFFTLLLTLFTMNISAQVETPKDTPQLEFALQLKVTLGGTFGIDNTQHGRRTVIPITGGTFEGPNIKGTIISGGADYQLANADGRSEVEAIYCIKTDDGVYIHVRNRGIICNSKDADGKPSFYFRCAPQFEAPADSKYGWLNNSLFLCAPSFSSGFNGIVLNVWRVK from the coding sequence ATGAAAGCTATGAAGTTATTCTTCACCCTGCTGCTGACCCTGTTCACCATGAACATCAGCGCACAAGTAGAAACGCCGAAGGACACCCCACAACTGGAGTTTGCCCTGCAACTGAAGGTAACACTCGGCGGCACCTTTGGCATCGACAACACGCAACACGGACGCCGCACGGTGATTCCCATCACAGGTGGCACCTTTGAAGGTCCCAACATCAAGGGAACCATCATCAGCGGTGGCGCCGACTATCAGTTGGCCAACGCTGACGGACGCTCAGAGGTAGAGGCCATCTACTGCATCAAGACCGACGACGGCGTGTATATCCACGTGCGTAATCGTGGCATTATCTGCAACAGTAAGGATGCCGATGGCAAGCCCTCGTTCTACTTCCGCTGTGCACCACAGTTTGAGGCTCCTGCCGACAGCAAATATGGTTGGCTGAACAACTCGCTGTTTCTCTGTGCTCCCTCGTTCTCAAGCGGTTTCAACGGCATTGTGCTTAATGTCTGGCGCGTGAAATAA
- a CDS encoding endonuclease, producing MKKLYCTITFVMCLVTSAVLAQGPNNSGVYYQQANGKKGAALKTAFFNIIKNPDVVSYNGLIEAYHKTDTRPDGYIRDWYSNSTSYTWNDRNGNSREGAGWNREHSVPQSWFSKSSPMVSDIVHVLPTDCYVNNRRSSYPFGEVGSTTYVSNNSYSKLGSCKTAGYSGTVFEPNDEIKGDIARIYFYMVTCYEDRFTNWSAGSAKQVFSSDKYQGLKTWCMDMMMRWSKQDPVDATEIARNNAVQEVQGNRNPFVDYPGLEQYVWGDKKDVAFSYDNYGGVVIPDPDEVATPVFLLEPGTYKEPVNVKLSCSTPGASIYYKTDLTAVVPSIHNTLYTDEGIDVSTTTTIQAIAYLNGKYSPMATATYVINAGGGHTDSTTTEIALNNAFFNVNWNGSRHSNDEDVLTGRENGITITYSKGSSGNMYCNGEQIRLYGGNELKVESSVGEMVKLEFVTKDSSKELLLQSGGGAIDGYTWNGLADGVTFGAESGSGHIKMLSVKVTLAIYDPTGIANVVPSAPNSTAIYDLQGRRVLNPKKGLYIVNGRKINMK from the coding sequence ATGAAAAAGTTATACTGTACAATTACTTTTGTCATGTGCCTTGTGACGTCTGCTGTCTTGGCACAGGGCCCCAATAACTCGGGTGTCTATTACCAGCAGGCCAACGGAAAGAAAGGCGCTGCCTTAAAGACAGCCTTCTTTAATATCATAAAAAATCCCGATGTGGTCAGCTATAACGGACTGATAGAAGCTTATCATAAAACAGACACCCGTCCTGATGGATACATACGCGACTGGTACTCAAACAGTACGAGCTATACTTGGAACGACCGCAACGGCAATTCGCGTGAAGGCGCAGGTTGGAACAGAGAGCATAGTGTTCCTCAGAGTTGGTTCTCTAAGTCAAGTCCGATGGTTTCAGATATCGTTCACGTGTTGCCAACAGACTGCTATGTGAACAACCGTCGTAGCAGCTATCCCTTTGGCGAGGTGGGTAGCACCACTTACGTCTCGAACAATAGCTACTCAAAACTCGGTTCTTGTAAGACAGCTGGCTACTCTGGCACGGTCTTTGAACCCAACGACGAAATCAAGGGCGATATTGCTCGCATCTATTTCTACATGGTGACCTGCTATGAGGATCGTTTCACCAACTGGTCTGCTGGCAGTGCTAAGCAGGTCTTCTCTTCAGACAAGTATCAGGGTCTGAAGACATGGTGCATGGACATGATGATGCGCTGGTCAAAACAAGACCCTGTGGATGCCACTGAGATAGCACGCAACAATGCGGTTCAGGAGGTGCAAGGCAACCGTAACCCCTTTGTCGACTACCCAGGACTGGAGCAATATGTGTGGGGCGATAAGAAGGATGTGGCGTTCAGCTATGATAACTATGGCGGAGTCGTTATTCCTGATCCTGATGAGGTGGCAACGCCCGTGTTCTTGCTGGAACCAGGCACCTATAAGGAGCCGGTCAATGTAAAACTCTCATGCAGCACACCAGGTGCCAGCATCTACTATAAGACAGACCTGACAGCTGTGGTGCCCTCAATTCACAATACACTTTATACAGACGAGGGCATCGATGTCTCAACAACCACCACCATTCAGGCTATAGCTTATCTCAATGGTAAGTATAGTCCTATGGCCACAGCAACATACGTAATCAATGCAGGTGGTGGCCATACAGACTCTACGACGACAGAGATTGCCTTGAACAACGCATTCTTCAACGTTAATTGGAATGGCTCAAGACATTCTAATGATGAAGATGTGCTGACGGGTCGTGAGAATGGTATCACCATCACTTATTCTAAGGGCTCAAGTGGCAATATGTATTGTAATGGTGAGCAGATACGTTTGTATGGTGGCAACGAGTTGAAGGTTGAGTCGAGTGTCGGCGAGATGGTGAAGTTGGAGTTTGTCACTAAGGATAGCAGCAAGGAACTGCTGCTTCAGTCAGGTGGTGGCGCTATCGATGGCTACACCTGGAACGGTTTGGCAGATGGCGTGACATTCGGCGCAGAAAGCGGAAGTGGTCATATCAAGATGCTTTCTGTAAAGGTGACACTTGCTATTTATGATCCTACAGGTATAGCTAACGTTGTGCCCTCTGCTCCCAATTCCACTGCCATCTACGACCTGCAAGGCCGTCGTGTGCTGAATCCCAAAAAGGGCCTTTATATTGTTAATGGCCGAAAAATAAACATGAAGTAA